A part of Methanothrix sp. genomic DNA contains:
- the ilvC gene encoding ketol-acid reductoisomerase, with amino-acid sequence MATIYRDKDADLRVLKDKTIAIIGYGNQGHAQGANLKDSGLDVIAADLKDSPAWKRAEKDGIRVMTVPEAAKEADFIQILLPDELQPKIYREQIAPYLEEGNILGFSHGFNIHFNQIIPPEYVDVVMVAPKGPGDLVRRQFLEGKGVPCLIAVKQDYSKSAKRIALAYAKGIGGTRAGVLETTFAEETETDLFGEQVDLCGGVTAMIKAAFEIMVQAGYQPEIAYFEACHELKLITDLIHEGGLMKMWNSVSNTAEYGGLTRGDRIINEQSREAMWEILEEIQSGKFAREWILESQAGLPVKKALEQQESEHLIEKVGAELRAMMPWLGEKK; translated from the coding sequence TTGGCAACAATATATCGTGATAAGGATGCGGATCTTAGAGTCCTGAAGGACAAGACGATAGCCATAATAGGCTACGGCAATCAGGGGCATGCACAGGGAGCAAATCTCAAGGATTCCGGGCTAGATGTCATAGCCGCGGATCTGAAGGACTCGCCCGCGTGGAAGAGGGCTGAGAAAGATGGCATCAGGGTCATGACCGTGCCAGAGGCGGCGAAGGAGGCGGATTTCATACAGATACTGCTTCCTGACGAGCTCCAGCCGAAGATCTACAGGGAGCAGATAGCGCCATACCTCGAGGAGGGCAACATACTGGGATTCTCTCATGGCTTTAACATACACTTCAACCAGATCATACCCCCTGAGTATGTGGATGTCGTGATGGTCGCGCCGAAAGGCCCGGGCGATCTCGTGCGCCGCCAGTTCCTGGAGGGCAAGGGTGTTCCGTGCCTCATCGCGGTGAAGCAGGATTACTCCAAGAGCGCGAAGAGGATCGCGCTGGCGTATGCGAAGGGGATCGGCGGAACACGCGCAGGAGTCTTGGAGACCACATTTGCAGAGGAGACGGAGACAGATCTCTTCGGGGAGCAGGTCGATCTCTGCGGCGGAGTCACAGCGATGATAAAGGCGGCCTTCGAGATCATGGTGCAGGCTGGGTACCAGCCGGAGATCGCATACTTCGAGGCATGCCATGAGCTCAAGCTCATAACGGATCTCATCCATGAGGGAGGCCTCATGAAGATGTGGAACTCGGTATCGAACACAGCAGAGTACGGCGGTCTGACCAGGGGAGACAGGATAATCAACGAGCAGTCCAGGGAGGCGATGTGGGAGATACTCGAGGAGATTCAGTCAGGGAAATTCGCCCGCGAGTGGATACTCGAGTCCCAGGCTGGACTGCCTGTGAAGAAGGCTCTGGAGCAGCAGGAGTCGGAGCATCTGATCGAGAAGGTCGGAGCAGAGCTCAGAGCTATGATGCCCTGGCTGGGCGAGAAGAAATAG
- a CDS encoding adenosine-specific kinase, whose amino-acid sequence MELKTVRMEIPDGSNLILGQSHFIKTAEDLYEAIAGSVPGARFGIAFSEASGDCLVRLEGNDDALKDAARRNSLALGCGHTFVILIQGAFPINVLNAIKSVQEVCSIFCATANPVEVVVATTEQGSGILGVIDGSSPKGVEGPEKVAERRSLLRRFGYKL is encoded by the coding sequence ATGGAGCTGAAGACTGTGAGAATGGAGATACCCGATGGCTCAAACCTCATACTGGGCCAGAGCCACTTCATAAAGACGGCTGAGGATCTATACGAGGCGATAGCGGGAAGCGTGCCAGGCGCACGGTTCGGAATAGCATTCTCAGAGGCGAGCGGCGACTGTCTGGTAAGGCTTGAGGGGAATGATGATGCTCTGAAGGACGCTGCCAGGAGAAACTCGCTGGCGCTGGGATGCGGACACACATTTGTCATCCTGATACAGGGCGCATTCCCGATAAACGTTCTCAATGCCATCAAGAGCGTCCAGGAGGTCTGCAGCATCTTCTGCGCCACAGCAAATCCTGTGGAGGTTGTGGTGGCGACGACAGAGCAGGGCAGCGGCATACTCGGGGTGATAGACGGAAGCTCGCCAAAGGGCGTCGAGGGGCCTGAGAAGGTCGCGGAGCGGAGGAGCCTTCTCAGGAGATTCGGATACAAGCTATGA
- the ilvN gene encoding acetolactate synthase small subunit produces MKHTIAVIVENKPGVLTRISGLFSRRGFNIESLSVGATDNPAYSRMTISVEGDDVVLEQVVKQLSKLINVIRVSRLDPEESVERELAIIKVSANKDTRSEIMQIVSVFRARIIDVSPRSLIIEVTGDEKKVDALQQMLRQFGIKEMARTGKVSMVRGSKVVQAGP; encoded by the coding sequence ATGAAGCACACCATCGCAGTCATCGTCGAGAACAAGCCCGGGGTTCTCACCAGAATCTCCGGGCTGTTCAGCAGGAGGGGCTTCAACATAGAGAGCCTCTCGGTTGGTGCCACTGACAATCCCGCCTACTCCAGGATGACCATCTCCGTCGAGGGCGATGATGTCGTTCTGGAGCAGGTCGTGAAGCAGCTCAGCAAGCTGATCAATGTCATAAGGGTGAGCAGGCTCGATCCTGAGGAGTCGGTGGAGCGCGAGCTTGCGATCATAAAGGTCAGCGCGAACAAGGATACGCGATCGGAGATAATGCAGATCGTCTCTGTATTCAGAGCCAGAATAATCGATGTCTCCCCGAGATCCCTCATCATAGAGGTCACGGGGGACGAGAAGAAGGTCGATGCGCTGCAGCAGATGCTCCGCCAGTTCGGGATCAAGGAGATGGCCAGGACAGGCAAGGTCTCCATGGTCAGAGGAAGCAAGGTGGTCCAGGCTGGACCATAA
- the rd gene encoding rubredoxin, whose translation MDRYRCTICGYVYDPEKGDPDNGVEPGTPFEKLPDDWVCPECGATKDAFERV comes from the coding sequence TTGGACAGATACAGATGCACTATCTGCGGTTACGTCTACGATCCTGAGAAGGGGGATCCGGATAACGGTGTGGAGCCTGGAACGCCATTTGAGAAGCTGCCTGATGACTGGGTCTGCCCGGAGTGTGGGGCGACAAAGGATGCATTTGAGAGGGTGTGA
- a CDS encoding radical SAM protein, with the protein MDPATKAYLISVGTVELQGLTPQGPASTAGPSAGEGSVFFRSGGRIVRLTIAPSPLRLVREGEEDVILEGDRVVARGHLVEPLLHCPDQAYITVSESCIYDCRFCAVPKLMGPTKSKERIIEMVRHAAMTGRLKAISLTSGVEVSPEHEVERIADIAQSLKTFGVPIGISVCPTERSNGILRRAGAIEVKYNLETLDPDIFQAVCPGLSFEGIKSALADAVEVFGRNRVFTNVIVGLGESDRVLLQGIDELTEMGVMPVLRAVYPHPLRLADLEMRRPSAERILRLAEHLRRALDRNGLRGDVPQTMCYPCTGCDLIPHRDV; encoded by the coding sequence ATGGATCCAGCCACAAAGGCATACCTGATATCCGTGGGAACTGTGGAGCTTCAGGGTTTGACGCCTCAGGGTCCTGCATCCACGGCTGGACCGAGCGCGGGCGAGGGATCGGTCTTCTTCAGATCAGGCGGGAGGATCGTCCGGCTCACGATCGCTCCAAGCCCACTCAGGCTTGTGCGTGAAGGAGAGGAGGATGTCATACTCGAAGGAGACAGGGTTGTGGCCCGCGGTCATCTCGTCGAGCCGCTGCTCCACTGCCCTGATCAGGCGTACATAACTGTGTCTGAGAGCTGCATTTACGATTGCAGGTTCTGCGCGGTCCCGAAGCTCATGGGCCCGACGAAGTCCAAAGAAAGGATCATCGAGATGGTCAGGCACGCGGCCATGACCGGCAGGCTCAAGGCTATATCGCTAACGAGCGGGGTAGAGGTATCGCCGGAGCATGAGGTCGAGAGGATTGCAGATATAGCGCAGTCCCTAAAAACATTCGGCGTTCCCATCGGCATTTCCGTCTGCCCGACGGAGCGCTCGAACGGGATTCTGAGGAGAGCAGGCGCCATTGAGGTCAAGTACAACCTCGAGACGCTTGATCCCGATATATTCCAGGCGGTGTGCCCGGGGCTTTCATTTGAGGGCATAAAGAGTGCCCTCGCAGATGCTGTGGAAGTCTTCGGCAGAAACAGGGTCTTCACGAATGTGATAGTGGGACTGGGCGAGTCCGACAGGGTTCTTCTTCAGGGAATAGATGAGCTCACAGAGATGGGAGTGATGCCTGTGCTTCGCGCTGTCTACCCCCATCCTCTGCGCCTGGCCGACCTGGAGATGCGCCGGCCATCCGCGGAAAGAATTCTCAGACTTGCAGAGCATCTGAGGAGGGCTCTGGACAGGAACGGACTCAGAGGGGATGTGCCCCAGACCATGTGCTACCCGTGCACAGGCTGCGATCTCATACCCCACCGCGATGTGTGA
- a CDS encoding acetolactate synthase large subunit yields MMVRMTGAEAIIECLRREGVEVIFGLPGGVLLPLYDALYSSDLRHILVRHEQAAAHAADGYARATGRVGVCLATSGPGATNLVTGIATAYMDSVPIVAMTGQVNTGLIGKDAFQEADITGITMPITKHNYLIKSSRDIPRVFREAFYIARTGRPGPVLIDLPRDITVDELEFDYPEINLPGYNPSTKVHQLQIRRAAEALMAAERPVIYAGGGVRYANAHEELFQLATRLNAPVTTTLMGLGCFPTDHPLSLGMLGMHGTKYANLAVQEADVLLAVGARFDDRVTGKIASFAPKARIIHIDVDAAEIGKNVRVDIPVVGDARIALAELLKHVQQKPWGEWNEKILMWKREYPLRYTRDENVIKPQFVVEKICELCPDAIIVTEVGQNQMWAAQFFKHRDPRKFITSGGLGTMGYGFPAAIGAKIGRPECEVIDIAGDGSFQMNIQELATAVVNDIPVKIAILNNGVLGMVRQWQTLFFGKRYSHTTLGDVPDFVKVAEAYGALGLRATKPSEVEDVLKEGLASDRPTVMDFIVHRDEKVSPMVPAGASLSEILELDS; encoded by the coding sequence ATGATGGTCAGGATGACAGGAGCAGAGGCGATAATAGAGTGTCTCAGGCGGGAGGGCGTAGAGGTGATATTCGGCCTTCCCGGCGGAGTTCTGCTTCCGCTGTACGATGCGCTGTACAGCTCAGATCTGAGACACATACTGGTCAGGCATGAGCAGGCAGCTGCGCATGCAGCTGATGGGTACGCTAGGGCTACTGGCAGGGTAGGCGTATGCCTGGCCACCTCTGGTCCTGGCGCAACCAACCTCGTCACAGGCATAGCCACAGCCTACATGGACTCGGTGCCGATCGTCGCAATGACCGGACAGGTGAACACAGGCCTCATCGGAAAGGATGCGTTCCAGGAGGCGGATATCACCGGCATAACCATGCCGATAACAAAGCACAACTACCTGATCAAGAGCTCCAGGGATATACCAAGAGTATTCAGAGAGGCATTCTACATAGCGAGGACCGGCAGGCCGGGGCCGGTCCTGATAGATCTGCCAAGAGACATAACAGTGGATGAGCTGGAGTTCGATTATCCGGAGATAAACCTTCCAGGCTACAATCCCTCAACGAAAGTCCACCAGCTCCAGATAAGAAGGGCCGCAGAGGCGCTGATGGCTGCGGAGCGGCCTGTGATATACGCCGGAGGGGGCGTGAGGTATGCGAACGCGCACGAGGAGCTCTTCCAGCTCGCCACGCGCCTGAACGCTCCTGTTACAACAACACTCATGGGCCTGGGATGCTTCCCGACGGATCATCCTCTATCCCTGGGAATGCTCGGGATGCACGGCACAAAGTACGCGAACCTCGCAGTCCAGGAGGCAGATGTTCTTCTGGCGGTTGGGGCACGGTTCGATGATCGCGTCACAGGTAAGATCGCCAGCTTCGCACCAAAGGCCAGGATAATACACATCGATGTGGATGCGGCTGAGATCGGCAAGAACGTGAGGGTTGATATACCGGTAGTCGGCGATGCCAGGATCGCTCTTGCAGAGCTTCTGAAGCATGTTCAGCAGAAACCCTGGGGGGAGTGGAACGAGAAGATCCTCATGTGGAAGCGAGAGTACCCGCTGCGGTACACCAGGGACGAGAATGTTATAAAGCCGCAGTTTGTTGTCGAGAAGATATGCGAGCTGTGCCCGGATGCGATAATAGTTACAGAGGTCGGGCAGAACCAGATGTGGGCAGCGCAGTTCTTCAAACACAGGGATCCCAGGAAGTTCATAACCTCCGGCGGGCTTGGCACGATGGGTTACGGGTTCCCGGCTGCGATCGGCGCGAAGATCGGGAGGCCGGAGTGCGAGGTTATCGACATCGCCGGAGATGGGAGCTTCCAGATGAACATCCAGGAGCTCGCGACCGCTGTTGTCAATGATATACCTGTGAAGATCGCGATACTGAACAACGGCGTGCTGGGCATGGTCAGGCAGTGGCAGACCCTCTTCTTCGGAAAGAGATACTCGCACACGACGCTCGGCGATGTGCCCGACTTCGTCAAGGTCGCTGAGGCATATGGCGCTCTCGGTCTCCGAGCCACGAAACCCTCTGAGGTCGAGGATGTGCTCAAAGAGGGGCTTGCGTCGGACAGGCCCACGGTCATGGACTTCATAGTCCACAGGGACGAGAAGGTATCGCCGATGGTGCCGGCGGGAGCATCACTTAGCGAGATACTGGAGCTGGATTCATGA
- a CDS encoding NAD-dependent succinate-semialdehyde dehydrogenase → MYRSMMLINGERVEGASGRFDVIHNPANQEPVAEVAIGDVIDAVKALEAAQHAFPGWSSVSPKRRCDLLHDAADLVRERADRIAELLTVEMGKPIRDSRREVLSAADSLDYFAEEGLRNIGDWISTGDTRSIVIKQPVGVVSLITPWNYPVELLAWKAGPALAAGCTAVAKPSSLAPVAATEFVMAINDAGLPPGVLNIVHGSGDTVGAELVTNPISRKISFTGETSTGIWIMEAAARNLKRVSLELGGHAPMIVFDDADIDAAASACVRRAFGNMGQVCISVNRVYVDDAIAEDFTEKVIRRTLGLRIGDPLDPEVDLGPMVSEAQRRKTREHIEDAVNKGAQILCGGREPDGFARGYYFLPTVLKDVDHTMRIMREETFGPVAPIMRFCGEEDAVRLANDTQYGLAAYIYTNSLRRAVRTAERLEAGSVGVNVGSVIDHHAPFGGWKQSGIGRELSHRGLDEYMEIKHIRLGL, encoded by the coding sequence ATGTACCGTTCGATGATGCTGATAAACGGGGAGCGTGTTGAGGGCGCTTCCGGAAGATTTGATGTAATCCATAATCCAGCGAACCAGGAGCCTGTGGCTGAGGTTGCGATCGGCGATGTCATCGATGCCGTCAAAGCGCTTGAGGCTGCCCAGCATGCATTTCCAGGATGGTCATCCGTATCCCCAAAAAGAAGATGCGACCTGCTGCACGATGCAGCTGATCTTGTGAGGGAGAGAGCGGATCGCATCGCAGAGCTTCTCACAGTGGAGATGGGGAAGCCAATCAGGGACTCCAGGAGGGAGGTTCTCTCGGCTGCTGATTCCCTGGACTACTTCGCAGAGGAGGGGCTGAGAAACATCGGAGACTGGATCAGCACAGGCGATACGAGGAGCATAGTGATAAAGCAGCCCGTCGGCGTTGTCTCCCTCATAACACCCTGGAACTACCCTGTGGAGCTGCTCGCCTGGAAGGCCGGCCCGGCGCTCGCCGCTGGCTGCACAGCTGTGGCGAAGCCCTCCAGCCTGGCGCCGGTCGCAGCCACCGAGTTCGTCATGGCGATCAACGACGCCGGACTTCCGCCAGGTGTGCTGAACATCGTCCACGGATCGGGAGATACAGTCGGCGCTGAGCTTGTGACGAATCCGATATCGAGAAAGATCTCCTTCACAGGAGAGACATCCACAGGGATATGGATCATGGAGGCTGCTGCCAGGAATCTGAAGAGGGTGTCCCTGGAGCTCGGCGGGCACGCGCCCATGATCGTCTTCGATGATGCGGATATCGATGCAGCCGCAAGCGCATGCGTGAGAAGGGCCTTCGGGAACATGGGCCAGGTCTGCATATCCGTGAACAGGGTTTATGTTGATGATGCGATCGCGGAGGATTTCACAGAGAAAGTTATCAGGAGAACGCTCGGGCTCAGGATCGGCGACCCGCTCGATCCCGAAGTGGACCTGGGCCCGATGGTGAGCGAGGCCCAGCGGAGAAAGACGAGGGAGCACATAGAGGACGCTGTTAATAAAGGCGCTCAGATCCTCTGCGGCGGCCGCGAGCCTGATGGATTCGCCAGGGGCTATTACTTCCTGCCCACGGTGCTCAAAGATGTCGATCACACGATGCGGATAATGAGAGAGGAGACATTCGGGCCTGTCGCTCCGATCATGCGGTTCTGTGGCGAGGAGGATGCTGTAAGGCTCGCGAACGATACGCAATACGGCCTTGCAGCTTACATCTACACGAACAGCCTGCGGAGAGCGGTTCGAACGGCAGAGAGGCTCGAGGCCGGAAGCGTCGGTGTGAATGTCGGAAGCGTTATAGACCACCATGCCCCCTTCGGCGGCTGGAAGCAGAGCGGCATCGGGAGGGAGCTGTCTCACAGAGGCCTTGACGAGTACATGGAGATAAAGCACATAAGGCTTGGGCTCTGA
- the cbiM gene encoding cobalt transporter CbiM: MHIPDGYLGPYTIVATWLIMIPIWVYSARRLGRELRSRQVPLLALSAAFSFVIMMFNVPIPGGSTGHAVGGAIIGIVLGPWAAVISISVALVLQALMFGDGGITAIAANCFNMAVLMPFSAYYVYKIVSGSSEVTSGRRTIAAAIAGYVSLTLAAAMTGFMFGIQPLLHRDAAGYPLYMPYGLNVALPAMIIEHVFGFSFLEAIVTALIFAYVQKADPSLLSYGRPSRA, from the coding sequence ATGCACATACCGGATGGCTATCTCGGGCCATACACGATCGTGGCCACATGGCTCATAATGATCCCCATCTGGGTCTACTCTGCAAGGCGGCTTGGCAGGGAGCTGAGATCCAGACAGGTCCCGTTACTGGCACTATCCGCTGCATTCTCATTTGTGATAATGATGTTCAATGTTCCCATACCCGGAGGCAGCACAGGACATGCTGTCGGCGGTGCGATAATCGGCATAGTCCTCGGTCCGTGGGCTGCTGTGATATCGATATCTGTAGCGCTTGTGCTTCAGGCACTTATGTTCGGGGACGGTGGGATAACAGCGATAGCTGCGAACTGCTTCAACATGGCTGTGCTGATGCCCTTCTCGGCGTACTATGTTTATAAGATAGTCAGTGGCAGCTCTGAAGTGACATCCGGAAGAAGGACGATCGCCGCAGCAATCGCGGGATACGTCTCGCTGACGCTGGCGGCTGCGATGACCGGATTCATGTTTGGCATACAGCCGCTTCTGCACAGGGACGCGGCAGGCTATCCGCTCTACATGCCATACGGTCTCAACGTGGCGCTTCCTGCAATGATAATAGAGCACGTTTTCGGTTTCAGCTTCCTCGAGGCGATCGTGACCGCACTGATCTTCGCCTACGTCCAGAAAGCAGACCCATCCCTGCTCTCATATGGCAGGCCCTCAAGAGCATAG
- a CDS encoding PDGLE domain-containing protein produces MDRTIKKMIAALAVLTVLVPLGLLATGETFGEWGPDEVREKLGYVPRGIESLGSLWSAPIPDYSFPGAETFAESALAYIASAIIGVVICAGLLYMIGKKLTAGRSD; encoded by the coding sequence ATGGACAGGACCATAAAAAAGATGATAGCAGCGCTTGCGGTTCTCACAGTGCTGGTGCCGCTTGGGCTGCTCGCCACCGGCGAGACCTTCGGCGAGTGGGGTCCGGATGAGGTCAGGGAGAAGCTCGGCTATGTCCCGCGCGGCATCGAGTCGCTGGGCTCCCTCTGGTCTGCGCCAATACCCGACTACTCATTCCCAGGCGCTGAGACATTCGCAGAATCCGCTCTGGCTTACATCGCATCCGCGATAATAGGCGTTGTGATATGCGCAGGGCTGCTCTACATGATCGGCAAAAAGCTCACTGCAGGAAGATCTGATTGA
- a CDS encoding dihydroorotase, with translation MMDLLIKDGRVYTGGRLLSTDIWIKDGRIAALGGYNKAADRIDARGMIVIPGAIDMHVHFREPGYTHKEDWESGSISAAAGGVTTVVDQPNTDPPVMDAESYREKLNLAKRSSLVDFCLNGGPGDVESLIRAGASAIGEIFMYEMGEERLASVLEDVGRLGALATVHAEDGEVIRRYSEPLMENRDPDVHSRARPPIAEVSAIDRALSISRFRLHICHISTADGLELVRRRRNRRVSCEVAPHHLFLSRRDYRRLGTFLKVNPPLRNPADCDALWEGLRRGDIDVIASDHAPHLPEEKRDDIWHAPPGIPGVETMLPLMLYAVKSNMITLERAVDALSARPASILGLSSKGEIAIGKDADLVIFDPKRQEKIDVQRLHSRADWTPYEGKKAIFPVMTLVRGSVVFDGDIEVNPGYGRNIDMHRDKKLEERSD, from the coding sequence ATGATGGATCTCCTCATAAAAGACGGCAGGGTTTACACAGGCGGCAGGCTGCTGAGCACGGATATATGGATTAAAGACGGGAGGATCGCGGCCCTCGGAGGGTACAACAAGGCCGCGGATAGGATCGACGCCAGAGGTATGATCGTAATACCGGGGGCCATCGACATGCATGTCCACTTCAGAGAGCCGGGGTACACGCACAAGGAGGACTGGGAGAGCGGCTCGATCTCCGCAGCTGCTGGCGGCGTGACGACTGTGGTCGATCAGCCCAACACGGATCCACCGGTCATGGACGCGGAGTCGTACAGGGAGAAGCTGAACCTGGCGAAGCGCAGCTCTCTCGTCGACTTCTGCCTGAACGGCGGGCCCGGAGATGTAGAATCCCTCATCAGGGCAGGGGCATCTGCGATCGGCGAGATCTTCATGTACGAGATGGGCGAGGAGCGGCTGGCCAGTGTTCTGGAGGATGTCGGGCGGCTCGGCGCGCTCGCGACGGTGCACGCGGAGGATGGAGAGGTCATACGGAGATACTCGGAGCCGCTGATGGAGAACAGAGATCCAGATGTTCATTCCAGGGCAAGACCGCCGATCGCTGAGGTCTCTGCGATAGACCGGGCCCTGAGCATATCCAGATTCAGGCTCCATATCTGTCACATCTCGACGGCCGATGGCCTGGAGCTCGTGCGGAGGAGAAGGAACAGAAGGGTGAGCTGTGAGGTCGCTCCGCACCACCTCTTTCTGAGCAGAAGGGACTACAGGAGGCTCGGAACATTTCTCAAGGTGAATCCTCCCCTGCGGAATCCTGCAGATTGCGATGCCCTCTGGGAGGGCCTGAGAAGAGGGGATATAGATGTCATAGCCTCGGATCACGCGCCCCATCTACCTGAGGAGAAGAGGGACGACATATGGCATGCACCTCCTGGCATCCCTGGAGTGGAGACAATGCTCCCCCTCATGCTCTACGCTGTGAAGAGCAACATGATAACTCTTGAGAGAGCTGTGGATGCGCTCTCAGCGAGGCCGGCATCCATACTCGGATTGAGCTCCAAGGGGGAGATAGCCATTGGAAAAGATGCGGATCTGGTGATCTTCGATCCTAAAAGGCAGGAGAAGATCGACGTCCAGAGGCTTCACAGCAGGGCAGACTGGACGCCGTATGAGGGAAAGAAAGCGATCTTTCCGGTGATGACCCTGGTCAGGGGGAGCGTTGTGTTCGATGGGGATATCGAGGTGAATCCCGGCTACGGCAGAAATATCGATATGCACAGGGATAAAAAGCTCGAGGAGCGATCCGATTAG
- a CDS encoding NAD-binding protein, which translates to MADSIDARSAARAVVLAILIVAVYSAIYMILMRYEGRAELADPVNAVYWVIMTMTTVGYGDIVFRSPVGHIFSIVVSLSGIVMVFAFVLPGLVTPWFEHLGRELPERVPEWLSDHILICGYGPMVERLTERLDEMGIQFAIIESRESVARSIFKKYTTVWGDPSDVQVLRNANISTARMVMVNYTDEVNADIVLTVREVSGVEIIAMVEDLRHSRFLSYAGASRVLSPKTMLGTFVAQISAPSCGECVFPGAVQLFGTLSLAEVPVFPGSSLAGRAVSDPLLIETGAVVAGIWKRGEFTPRPPGDVLLSSGTVVLAVGDSEQLMRLRLLGAGDERRFLVIGYGDVGQRLVRLLCEHGIRPVVVDRRDLATDRFEHIRGDGYSEDVLVKAGIREASCIMVMLNNDHDAIYSTLVARNLNPDAFIISRANHLISTEKLYRAGADYVASVPLVASKMLLNIVTPESEDLTILYEGLELRRYSVRRRSPMAHRALRELALIERFGCSVVAIDRAGDAVLSLSEDTEILPGDVLILLGPPGSMDRFSRVFGSG; encoded by the coding sequence ATGGCCGATAGCATCGACGCCAGGAGCGCCGCAAGAGCTGTCGTACTAGCAATCTTGATAGTGGCCGTATACAGCGCCATCTACATGATTCTGATGCGGTACGAGGGCAGGGCGGAGCTTGCAGATCCGGTGAATGCGGTCTACTGGGTCATAATGACCATGACGACCGTCGGCTACGGGGACATAGTCTTCAGAAGCCCTGTGGGGCACATCTTCAGCATCGTCGTGAGCCTGAGCGGCATAGTCATGGTCTTCGCCTTCGTTCTGCCCGGCCTTGTGACGCCATGGTTTGAGCATCTGGGGCGAGAGCTTCCTGAAAGAGTGCCGGAGTGGCTGAGCGATCATATTTTGATCTGCGGCTACGGGCCGATGGTGGAAAGACTGACCGAGAGGCTCGATGAGATGGGAATACAGTTCGCGATAATTGAGAGCAGAGAGTCTGTTGCAAGGAGCATTTTCAAAAAGTACACGACCGTCTGGGGCGACCCCTCGGATGTGCAGGTTTTGAGAAACGCAAACATATCAACTGCCAGGATGGTCATGGTCAACTACACAGATGAAGTTAATGCGGACATAGTTCTGACGGTCAGAGAGGTGTCAGGCGTAGAGATAATCGCGATGGTGGAGGACCTGAGGCACTCCAGGTTTCTGAGCTATGCCGGTGCCTCCAGGGTCCTCTCGCCAAAGACGATGCTGGGTACGTTCGTCGCACAGATCTCAGCTCCATCCTGCGGCGAGTGCGTCTTTCCCGGAGCGGTCCAGCTCTTCGGCACCCTGAGCCTGGCTGAGGTGCCCGTGTTTCCCGGAAGCTCCCTTGCTGGAAGGGCCGTCTCAGATCCTCTCCTGATCGAGACAGGCGCTGTGGTTGCCGGAATTTGGAAGCGGGGCGAGTTCACACCCAGACCACCGGGGGATGTTTTACTGTCCAGCGGCACGGTCGTTCTTGCGGTGGGGGATTCCGAGCAGCTCATGCGCCTCAGGCTGCTGGGCGCTGGAGATGAGAGGAGGTTTCTCGTCATAGGATACGGTGACGTGGGGCAGAGGCTGGTCAGGCTCCTCTGCGAGCACGGGATCAGGCCTGTGGTCGTAGACAGACGGGATCTGGCCACAGACAGGTTCGAGCACATCAGAGGCGACGGGTACTCAGAGGATGTGCTTGTCAAAGCCGGCATAAGGGAAGCTTCATGCATAATGGTCATGCTGAACAACGATCACGACGCCATATACTCGACACTTGTCGCCAGGAACCTGAACCCTGATGCTTTCATAATATCCAGAGCAAATCATCTCATATCCACAGAGAAGCTTTACCGGGCGGGAGCAGACTATGTGGCATCGGTGCCGCTGGTCGCGAGCAAGATGCTCCTGAACATCGTCACCCCTGAGAGCGAGGATCTGACGATACTCTACGAGGGATTGGAGCTCAGGAGGTATTCGGTTCGCAGGAGATCGCCGATGGCCCACAGGGCTCTGAGAGAGCTGGCGCTCATAGAGCGCTTCGGATGTAGTGTTGTGGCCATAGATCGTGCAGGTGATGCGGTACTGAGCCTCTCAGAAGATACTGAGATACTGCCTGGAGACGTGCTCATCCTCCTCGGGCCGCCGGGATCCATGGACAGATTCAGCAGGGTCTTCGGGAGTGGTTAG
- a CDS encoding ferritin: MINERLLEALNKQVNWELYSSYFYLSMSGYFESTGLKGFANWMRAQAQEELFHAMKFYDYIISRGGRVKLMKIDEPPSEWESPLKVFEEVHAHEQKVTGLIHALLDLAIEVKDYPTQSMLQWFVNEQVEEEANAEEIVQKLRLIQGERGVGLLYMLDKELGQRVFTPPAEKE, encoded by the coding sequence ATGATAAACGAGAGGCTGCTCGAAGCTCTCAATAAACAGGTCAACTGGGAGCTGTACTCATCCTACTTCTACCTCTCGATGTCGGGGTACTTCGAGTCCACAGGGTTGAAGGGTTTTGCGAACTGGATGAGAGCACAGGCCCAGGAGGAGCTCTTCCATGCGATGAAGTTCTACGACTACATAATCAGCAGGGGCGGCAGGGTGAAGCTTATGAAGATAGATGAGCCTCCGAGCGAGTGGGAGTCGCCGCTGAAGGTATTTGAGGAGGTACATGCGCATGAGCAGAAGGTCACAGGTCTCATCCATGCGCTCCTGGACCTGGCAATCGAGGTGAAGGATTATCCGACGCAGAGCATGCTGCAGTGGTTCGTCAACGAGCAGGTCGAGGAGGAGGCAAACGCGGAGGAGATCGTCCAGAAGCTCAGGCTCATACAGGGCGAGAGGGGCGTTGGGCTGCTTTACATGCTCGATAAGGAGCTGGGACAGAGGGTCTTCACACCACCTGCTGAGAAGGAGTGA